The Corallococcus caeni genome includes a region encoding these proteins:
- a CDS encoding SCO family protein, whose product MPSLFPHCSARAAGLLAALALVLTSATPAFALPGGGKTPRAIVEADSDLPPPVTGVDVEEHLGEPLPLETRLVDSNGEEVRLGTLLSKTRPTLLTLVYYECPMLCNLVINEQVRVMRELGLELGKDYEAVTVSIDPKDTPAQSAERRRKYLQSMGKPETAPWHFLTGTDENIHKLADAVGFKYTYEPSTKQYAHPAVVTVLTPEGSISRYLYGTSFDRKDVKLSLLEAAGGRVGTSVDRIVMSCFKYDTATRRYGFYIFGFIRLGSLAVFGALATMLIYFWRRELKKGATT is encoded by the coding sequence ATGCCGTCCCTCTTCCCGCATTGCTCCGCCCGCGCCGCCGGGCTCCTCGCGGCGCTCGCGCTGGTGCTCACCAGCGCCACGCCCGCGTTCGCCCTGCCGGGTGGAGGCAAGACGCCCCGCGCCATCGTGGAGGCGGACTCCGACCTGCCCCCGCCGGTGACGGGCGTGGACGTGGAGGAGCACCTGGGGGAGCCGCTCCCCCTGGAGACGCGCCTGGTGGACTCCAATGGGGAGGAGGTGCGGCTGGGCACGCTGCTGTCCAAGACGCGCCCCACCCTGCTCACGCTCGTCTATTACGAGTGCCCCATGCTCTGTAACCTCGTCATCAACGAGCAGGTCCGCGTGATGCGCGAGCTGGGCCTGGAGCTGGGCAAGGACTACGAGGCCGTCACCGTCAGCATCGACCCCAAGGACACCCCGGCGCAGAGCGCCGAGCGGCGTCGCAAGTATCTGCAGTCCATGGGCAAGCCGGAGACGGCCCCCTGGCACTTCCTCACCGGCACCGACGAGAACATCCACAAGCTCGCCGACGCCGTGGGCTTCAAGTACACGTATGAACCGAGCACGAAGCAGTACGCCCACCCCGCGGTGGTCACCGTGCTCACCCCGGAGGGGAGCATCTCCCGCTACCTCTACGGCACGTCGTTCGACCGCAAGGACGTGAAGCTTTCGCTGCTGGAAGCAGCGGGCGGTCGGGTCGGGACGAGCGTCGATCGCATCGTCATGTCCTGTTTCAAGTATGACACCGCCACGCGGCGGTACGGTTTCTACATCTTCGGGTTCATCCGCCTGGGCTCCCTGGCTGTCTTTGGCGCCCTGGCCACGATGCTGATCTATTTCTGGAGGCGCGAGCTGAAGAAAGGCGCGACTACATGA
- the coxB gene encoding cytochrome c oxidase subunit II has protein sequence MSDLANQFLFLPERASTFAERVDFLHYFVVGTTMVMSAGVGLAALFMFFRYRRREAHQHTEYVVPDLKTEFLFVSVPLVFFLAWFAIGFRDFTWYTTPPKDSMDVYVMGKQWMWKFSYPEGPNGVNVLHVPAHRPVRLLITSRDVIHSFFVPSFRIKMDALPGRYTQAWFEATKPGTYQVLCTEYCGLSHSKMLAEVVVLAPEDYENWLKEQQRGRLQDRQDALADTSLVPPAARMAEQGQKLVGTQGCLKCHSVDGSKHIGPTFLGLYERNEKLEDGQNIRVDEAYITQSMMDPGAHIVAGYQNVMPTYQGKLQGPESAAIVEYIKTLRTANVRETASEGPAYDPIQ, from the coding sequence ATGAGCGACCTGGCCAACCAATTCCTGTTCCTCCCGGAGCGCGCGTCCACGTTCGCGGAACGGGTCGACTTCCTGCACTACTTCGTCGTCGGCACGACGATGGTGATGTCCGCGGGCGTCGGCCTCGCGGCGCTCTTCATGTTCTTCCGCTACCGTCGGCGGGAGGCCCACCAGCACACGGAATACGTGGTGCCGGACCTGAAGACGGAGTTCCTCTTCGTGTCCGTCCCGCTGGTGTTCTTCCTGGCGTGGTTCGCCATCGGGTTCCGGGACTTCACCTGGTACACCACCCCGCCCAAGGACTCGATGGATGTCTACGTCATGGGCAAGCAGTGGATGTGGAAGTTCTCCTACCCGGAGGGCCCCAACGGCGTGAACGTGTTGCACGTGCCGGCACACCGCCCGGTGCGCCTGCTCATCACGTCCCGCGACGTCATCCACTCCTTCTTCGTCCCGTCCTTCCGCATCAAGATGGACGCGCTGCCGGGCCGCTACACGCAGGCCTGGTTCGAGGCGACGAAGCCCGGCACGTACCAGGTGCTCTGCACCGAGTACTGCGGCCTGTCGCACTCGAAGATGCTGGCGGAGGTCGTCGTGCTCGCGCCGGAGGACTACGAGAACTGGCTGAAGGAGCAGCAGCGCGGCCGCCTGCAGGACCGGCAGGACGCGCTGGCGGACACGTCGCTCGTGCCGCCCGCCGCCCGCATGGCCGAGCAGGGCCAGAAGCTGGTGGGCACGCAGGGCTGCCTCAAGTGCCACTCGGTGGACGGCTCGAAGCACATCGGCCCCACCTTCCTGGGTCTCTACGAGCGCAACGAGAAGCTCGAGGACGGCCAGAACATCCGCGTGGATGAAGCCTACATCACCCAGTCGATGATGGACCCGGGCGCGCACATCGTCGCCGGCTACCAGAACGTGATGCCGACCTACCAGGGCAAGCTGCAGGGCCCCGAGTCGGCCGCCATCGTCGAGTACATCAAGACGCTGCGCACCGCGAACGTGCGCGAGACCGCTTCCGAGGGCCCCGCCTATGACCCCATCCAGTAG
- a CDS encoding cytochrome c oxidase subunit I has translation MTPSSSIAAPGAVPGHEATDDHGHHPSYLTDGTTVKSWLLTVDHKRIGIMYMAWILLFFLVGGIFALLIRIELLTPGPTIMDAMTYNRVFTLHGIVMIFLFMIPAIPAIFGNFLLPLMLGAKDVAFPRLNLLSLYVYLAGAGFALWGMLNGGLDTGWTFYTPYSAHTTTTVAPVLFGAFIIGFSSILTGMNFIVTTHTMRAPGITWFKMPLMVWALYATSCIQVLATPVIGLLLLLVTAENLFSLGMFDVARGGDPVLFQHLFWFYSHPAVYIMVLPAFGVMSEIVSAFSRKNIFGYRAVAYSSVGIAFVGFFAWGHHMFVSGQSTFNAGVFGVLSMLVGVFTAIKVFNWVGTVYKGAVEFSTPFAYFCGFLFFTVFGGMTGIAVATVSLDVPWHDTYFVVAHFHFIMVGATIMAFLAALHYWFPKMFGKMYHEGWGLVSAALIILGFNATFIPQFLVGNAGMPRRYYEYPERFQALNVASTAGASLLAFGFIIIAVYLTYALIYGERVDNPWNSKGYEWLTLSPPPTHNFIGPQPTYPEEPHFYVDPKKAEGEVSDV, from the coding sequence ATGACCCCATCCAGTAGCATCGCCGCGCCGGGGGCCGTTCCCGGCCATGAGGCGACCGACGACCACGGCCACCACCCGAGCTATCTGACGGACGGCACCACGGTGAAGTCGTGGCTGCTGACGGTGGACCACAAGCGCATCGGCATCATGTACATGGCGTGGATCCTGCTCTTCTTCCTGGTGGGCGGCATCTTCGCGCTGCTCATCCGGATCGAGCTGCTCACGCCGGGCCCGACCATCATGGACGCGATGACGTACAATCGCGTCTTCACGCTGCATGGCATCGTCATGATCTTCTTGTTCATGATCCCTGCCATCCCGGCCATCTTCGGCAACTTCCTCCTGCCGCTGATGCTGGGCGCCAAGGACGTGGCCTTCCCCCGCCTGAACCTGCTGTCGCTCTACGTGTACTTGGCCGGCGCGGGCTTCGCGCTCTGGGGCATGCTCAACGGCGGCCTGGACACGGGCTGGACCTTCTACACGCCGTACAGCGCGCACACGACGACCACGGTGGCGCCGGTGCTCTTCGGCGCGTTCATCATCGGGTTCAGCTCCATCCTCACGGGCATGAACTTCATCGTCACCACGCACACCATGCGCGCGCCGGGCATCACCTGGTTCAAGATGCCGCTGATGGTGTGGGCGCTCTACGCCACCAGCTGCATCCAGGTGCTGGCGACGCCGGTGATTGGCCTGCTGCTCCTGCTGGTGACGGCGGAGAACCTGTTCAGCCTGGGCATGTTCGACGTGGCCCGCGGCGGTGACCCGGTGCTCTTCCAGCACCTGTTCTGGTTCTACAGCCACCCGGCCGTGTACATCATGGTGCTGCCGGCGTTCGGCGTGATGAGCGAGATCGTCTCCGCCTTCAGCCGCAAGAACATCTTCGGCTACCGCGCGGTGGCGTACTCGAGCGTGGGCATCGCGTTCGTGGGCTTCTTCGCCTGGGGCCACCACATGTTCGTGTCCGGCCAGTCCACCTTCAACGCCGGCGTGTTCGGCGTGCTGTCGATGCTGGTGGGCGTGTTCACGGCCATCAAGGTCTTCAACTGGGTGGGCACGGTCTACAAGGGCGCGGTGGAGTTCAGCACCCCGTTCGCCTACTTCTGCGGCTTCCTGTTCTTCACCGTGTTCGGTGGCATGACGGGCATCGCGGTGGCGACGGTGTCGCTGGACGTGCCCTGGCACGACACCTACTTCGTCGTGGCGCACTTCCACTTCATCATGGTGGGCGCGACGATCATGGCCTTCCTGGCCGCGCTCCACTACTGGTTCCCGAAGATGTTCGGGAAGATGTACCACGAGGGGTGGGGCCTGGTGTCCGCGGCGCTCATCATCCTGGGCTTCAACGCGACGTTCATCCCCCAGTTCCTCGTGGGCAACGCGGGCATGCCGCGCCGCTACTACGAGTACCCGGAGCGCTTCCAGGCGCTGAACGTGGCGTCCACGGCCGGTGCGTCGCTGCTCGCGTTCGGGTTCATCATCATCGCGGTGTACCTGACGTACGCGCTCATCTACGGCGAGCGCGTGGACAACCCGTGGAACAGCAAGGGCTACGAGTGGCTGACGCTGTCCCCTCCGCCCACGCACAACTTCATTGGCCCGCAGCCGACGTATCCCGAGGAGCCGCACTTCTACGTGGATCCGAAGAAGGCCGAGGGCGAGGTGTCGGATGTCTAG
- a CDS encoding cytochrome c oxidase subunit 3 family protein: MSSAHVTPGSVPGPKLAAHFASLEVQKHAARLGMWLFLATEILLFAGLFACYAAYRFLFPEAWAASSRSLDLTMGTINTVVLITSSFTAAMAVHYAKEGKNKMVGHMNVLTLLMAMGFLVIKFFEYKHKFHIGTLPGRYYFYEGIQLPGAPLYFTVYFASTALHALHVVIGMTVLAFATVRAYRVGDFSANNYTQVELGSMYWHLVDLVWIFLFPMLYLV; the protein is encoded by the coding sequence ATGTCTAGCGCGCACGTGACGCCGGGCTCGGTGCCCGGTCCCAAGCTGGCCGCCCACTTCGCGTCGCTGGAGGTCCAGAAGCACGCGGCGCGGCTGGGCATGTGGCTGTTCCTCGCCACGGAAATCCTGCTCTTCGCGGGTCTGTTCGCGTGCTACGCGGCCTACCGCTTCCTGTTCCCGGAAGCGTGGGCGGCCTCCAGCCGCAGCCTTGACCTGACGATGGGCACCATCAACACGGTGGTCCTCATCACCTCCTCGTTCACCGCCGCCATGGCGGTGCACTACGCCAAGGAGGGGAAGAACAAGATGGTGGGGCACATGAACGTGCTCACCCTCCTGATGGCGATGGGCTTCCTCGTCATCAAGTTCTTCGAGTACAAGCACAAGTTCCACATCGGGACGCTGCCGGGCCGCTACTACTTCTACGAAGGCATCCAGCTGCCGGGCGCGCCGCTGTACTTCACGGTGTACTTCGCCTCCACCGCGCTGCACGCGCTGCACGTCGTCATCGGCATGACGGTGCTCGCGTTCGCCACGGTGCGCGCGTACCGCGTCGGGGACTTCAGCGCGAACAACTACACGCAGGTCGAGCTGGGCTCCATGTACTGGCACCTCGTCGACCTGGTGTGGATCTTCCTCTTCCCGATGCTGTACCTGGTCTGA
- a CDS encoding cytochrome C oxidase subunit IV family protein — protein MAIANESHQEEHNMQEHHGAGRYVVIWVVLLVLTLVTVFTGRMHLPSFGLLLALVIASVKGTLVALYFMHLSEHQGANRLVFGVSIVFVVLLIGFTLMDFGTRFRLANPPGSQYSDLQAVDIGANPTEGRTGGHQQIQKQGHETHE, from the coding sequence ATGGCCATCGCCAACGAATCGCATCAGGAAGAGCACAACATGCAGGAGCACCACGGCGCCGGGCGCTACGTGGTCATCTGGGTCGTCCTGCTGGTGCTCACGCTCGTCACGGTCTTCACCGGCCGCATGCACCTGCCCAGCTTCGGCCTGCTGCTGGCGCTCGTCATCGCCAGCGTGAAGGGCACGCTCGTCGCGCTGTACTTCATGCACCTGTCGGAGCACCAGGGCGCCAACCGCCTGGTCTTCGGCGTGTCCATCGTGTTCGTGGTGCTGCTCATCGGCTTCACGCTGATGGACTTCGGCACCCGCTTCCGGCTGGCCAACCCCCCGGGGTCGCAGTACAGCGACCTCCAGGCGGTGGACATCGGCGCGAACCCGACGGAAGGCCGCACGGGTGGGCACCAGCAGATCCAGAAGCAGGGACACGAAACGCACGAGTAG
- a CDS encoding DUF481 domain-containing protein — protein MLPVALLLASSLQSQTPAPAPRPAAPPPPASARAPAPPAPPALPADAPAAERAAVAAERAAVAAERAAEASARLAEAIERLAEVTARAPIAPPPPPAPAPEVAAAAPAKPSVWDVSVGLSLISLTGNASTLTVSGLASALRKTEHWIYSVKAYGAYGRSRPPEVEGEVESLSQVVALNAGIELRGDRRFTQEISGYLLTGVDTDHIKSIEARPYGEAGASIFWFDTKRDEKTSVRETVLRTDFAFRYARELRFQYYPNRVDLPNVDLGGPRFGALFRYGVSKDITFQEEAEILVSVISDSRILFSSQTQVMANLTDALALGVGFLVKTDSAPPPGKVSTDTALSFNLTVAL, from the coding sequence ATGCTCCCCGTTGCACTGCTGCTCGCCTCGTCACTGCAATCCCAGACGCCGGCGCCCGCCCCGCGTCCCGCCGCCCCCCCGCCTCCGGCCTCCGCGCGCGCTCCGGCGCCGCCCGCGCCGCCCGCGCTCCCCGCGGACGCCCCCGCCGCCGAGCGCGCCGCCGTGGCAGCGGAGCGCGCCGCCGTCGCCGCCGAGCGCGCCGCCGAGGCCAGCGCCCGGCTCGCGGAGGCCATCGAGCGCCTGGCCGAAGTGACCGCGCGCGCGCCCATCGCCCCGCCGCCGCCCCCCGCGCCCGCTCCCGAAGTCGCTGCCGCGGCCCCGGCGAAGCCCAGCGTCTGGGACGTCAGCGTGGGCTTGAGCCTCATCTCCCTCACGGGCAACGCGTCCACGCTGACGGTGAGTGGCCTGGCGAGCGCGCTGCGCAAGACGGAGCACTGGATCTACTCCGTGAAGGCCTACGGTGCGTACGGCCGCAGCCGCCCGCCCGAGGTGGAGGGGGAGGTGGAGTCCCTGTCCCAGGTGGTGGCCCTCAACGCCGGCATCGAGCTGCGCGGGGACCGCCGCTTCACGCAGGAGATCAGCGGCTACCTGCTGACCGGCGTCGACACGGACCACATCAAGAGCATCGAGGCGCGGCCCTACGGTGAAGCCGGCGCCAGCATCTTCTGGTTCGACACCAAGCGGGACGAGAAGACCAGCGTGCGCGAGACCGTCCTGCGCACCGACTTCGCCTTCCGCTACGCACGCGAGCTGCGCTTCCAGTACTACCCCAATCGCGTGGACCTGCCGAACGTGGACCTGGGCGGTCCGCGCTTCGGCGCCCTGTTCCGCTACGGCGTCTCCAAGGACATCACCTTCCAGGAAGAGGCGGAGATCCTGGTCAGCGTCATCAGCGACTCGCGCATCCTCTTCAGCAGCCAGACGCAGGTGATGGCGAACCTCACCGACGCGCTGGCGTTGGGCGTGGGCTTCCTCGTGAAGACCGACAGCGCGCCGCCCCCGGGCAAGGTGTCCACCGACACGGCGCTCTCCTTCAACCTGACCGTCGCCCTGTAG
- a CDS encoding GNAT family N-acetyltransferase — MSLVLATDAQKAQRDAVTHAAWGSPLSVPQYQEREARLRAHPWCREGMNTWLWLADDGRVLASCETFHTDSFLRGAEGQPTPGDSYAIASVFTEEHLRGRGHATRLMDAVAAELEQVSPRPHSVVLFSDVGAPLYRRSGYVEVPAWDWHLDAVDAPGGRPVDGGLQETDVAAALARMRQPDVPFFLWPSAAQVDWHLERERIYAELLARPRPRTCGAVVGESTALWVMNARYGELVVLLMDARDASSAEALLTEARGVAHHAGLKRVVWWEEPATAPLLTGVPGAVRVQRDGSLPMLRPLRPGLPPAPEVPFPRALWV; from the coding sequence ATGTCCCTCGTCCTCGCCACCGACGCACAGAAGGCACAGCGCGACGCCGTCACCCATGCCGCGTGGGGTTCGCCCCTGAGCGTGCCGCAGTACCAGGAGCGCGAAGCGCGGCTGCGCGCGCACCCGTGGTGCCGCGAGGGCATGAACACCTGGCTGTGGCTGGCGGACGACGGCCGGGTGCTGGCGTCGTGCGAGACCTTCCACACGGACAGCTTCCTCCGGGGCGCGGAGGGACAGCCCACGCCGGGGGACAGCTACGCCATCGCCAGCGTCTTCACCGAGGAGCACCTGCGCGGCCGGGGACACGCCACGCGGTTGATGGACGCCGTGGCCGCGGAGCTGGAGCAGGTGTCACCGCGTCCGCACTCGGTGGTCCTCTTCTCCGACGTGGGGGCGCCGCTGTACCGCCGGTCTGGCTACGTGGAGGTGCCCGCGTGGGACTGGCACCTGGACGCGGTCGACGCGCCTGGGGGACGGCCCGTGGACGGCGGGCTCCAGGAGACGGACGTGGCGGCGGCGCTCGCGCGGATGCGCCAGCCGGACGTGCCCTTCTTCCTGTGGCCCAGCGCCGCGCAGGTGGACTGGCACCTGGAGCGGGAGCGCATCTACGCGGAGCTGCTGGCGCGGCCCCGGCCGCGGACGTGCGGCGCGGTGGTGGGCGAGTCCACGGCGCTGTGGGTGATGAACGCGCGCTACGGCGAGCTGGTGGTGTTGCTGATGGATGCGCGGGACGCCTCCTCGGCGGAGGCGCTGCTCACGGAGGCGCGCGGCGTGGCGCATCACGCGGGGCTCAAGCGCGTGGTGTGGTGGGAGGAGCCCGCGACGGCGCCCCTGCTCACGGGGGTGCCCGGCGCGGTGCGCGTGCAGCGGGACGGGTCGCTGCCCATGCTGCGCCCGCTGCGCCCGGGCCTGCCTCCCGCGCCGGAGGTCCCCTTCCCTCGCGCCCTCTGGGTGTGA